ACTTTGAAACTTGTTGAAAATAAAAGATTTTTACAATATTAAAATAAAAATTTACCACTACAACTGCCTCTAAAGCCTTGATTGTCAATGGTTTGCCTAAACTTTTTCTTTCTTTGCGATTTTGGAGAGTACTTTCATCCCTAACGCTTTAAGTATTTTTCTCCCTTTTCAGGGTTAATGGTATTAGTAATAAAAATTTAATAAACAGAATATGCTATGCTTCTGTAAATTTTTTGAACAAGAGTGAGGCATTTGTGCCGCCAAAACCAAATGAGTTTGTCATTGCGTATCTAATTTCTTTTTTCTTTGGTTTATATGGGACATAGTCAAGGTCACATTCTGGATCTGGATTATCAAGGTTAATTGTTGGAGGAACAACATTTTCATAAATGCTTAAAATTGTAAAGATTGCCTCTACTCCACCTGCTGCACCAAGAAGATGTCCTGTCATTGATTTTGTAGAACTCACACAAAGTTTATAAGCATGTTCACCAAAAACTTTCTTTATTGCCTGGGTTTCAAGCTCATCTCCCTGTTTTGTGCTTGTACCATGAGCATTTATATAATCAATCTCTTCTGGATTAATTCCAGCATCATTGATTGCCGCCTTCATACATCTTGCTCCACCCTCACCTTCTGGAGCAGGTGCTGTAATATGATAGGCATCAGAACTCATTCCATATCCTACCAACTCTGCATAAATTTTTGCTCCTCTTTTCAATGCATGTTCAAGTTCTTCAAGAATAATAATTCCGCTTCCTTCGCCCATTACAAATCCATCTCTATCAATGTCAAAAGGTCTGCTTGCTTTTTCTGGTTCGTCGTTTCTTGTTGAAAGAGCTCTCATTATTGAAAATCCTGCTACAGCCATGGGTGTTATAACAGCCTCTGCGCCTCCAGTAATCATTACATCTGCGTCTCCATATTGAATCATTCTGAAAGCCTCACCAATTGAATGATTACCTGTAGCACAGGCGGTTGTTACTGCAAGATTTGGTCCTTTTATTCCATATCTTATGGATATTTGACCTGCTGCAAGATTAATAATTACCATTGGAATAAAAAAGGGGCTTACTCTTTTCCAGCCTTTCTCAAGCAATGTTTTGTGATAGTATTCGATAGTCGGCAGTCCTCCCATCCCTGAACCAATAATAATGCCAATTCTTTCAGAATTCTGAGAATTGATTTTTAAGCCCGAGTCCTGTATTGCCATCTCAGTGGCAGCAATTGCAAAATGAATGAATCTATCCATCTTTTTGATTTCTTTTGGTTCAATGTAGTTTGCAGGATCAAATCCTTTAACTTCAGCAGCGATTCTTACGGGATAATCTTTTGCATCAAAGTGAGTAATATAACCTACTCCTGATTTGCCTTGAAGAAGTGCCTCCCATGAAGATTTGACATCAAGACCGAGAGGAGAAACCATCCCCATCCCGGTCACTACAACTCTTCTTTTTTTCATATGGCAGTTATGCCTGACCTGTTTTGTTTTTTATGTACTCAATAGCATCCTTTACTTTGCTGATCTTTTCAGCATCTTCATCGGGAATCTCAATTCCAAAGGCTTCTTCAAATGCCATCACAAGCTCAACAGTATCAAGAGAATCTGCTCCAAGGTCTTCAACAAAGGATGCTTCAGGTGTTACCTGAGATACCTCCACACCAAGCTGTTTTGCTATAATTTCTTTTACTTTTTCTTCTACCATCAGTTACCTCCTTTTTTTCTTTTTTTACATGTACATTCCGCCATTTACATGAATAACCTGTCCGGTTATATATCCAGATTCTGGCAAAGCCAGAAATATTATGGCATTTGCTACATCCTGAGTAGTTCCAAATCTTTGAAGTGGTATCATTCTAAGCATCTCTTCTTTAACTTTTTCAGGTAACTGTTCTGTCATGGCTGTTTGAATAAAACCAGGTGCAACTGCATTAACTGTAATTCCGCGGGAAGCATACTCTTTAGCCAGAGTTTTTGTTAAAGCTACAAGTCCTGCCTTTGATGCTGAGTAGTTAACTTGTCCAGGATTTCCTATGAAAGCTACAACAGAGGCAATATTTATAATTCTTCCATACTTATTTTTGGACATAATTTTGACTGCCTCTCTACAGCAAAGAAAAGCTCCTTTAAGATTTATGTTTAAAACAGCATCCCATTCTTCATCTTTCATTCTTATAAGAAGATTGTCTTTTGTTATCCCTGCATTATTTACGAGAATCTCAATCTTTGAAAACTTTTTAACAGATTCATCAAATAGTCTTTTAACATCTTCTGAATTAGAAACATCTGCTTTAATACCCAGGGTTTCAACACCATAAAGAGATTTAATCTCTTCAGCAGCTTTTTCAGCATTTTCAGAATTTATATCCACAATTACAACATTTACTCCTTTTTTTGCAAACTCCTCTGCAGTTGTTCTACCGATACCCCTTGAAGACCCAGTAATTATAGCTGTTTGTCCTTTCATAGACAACCTCCTAATCATTCTCTAAAAACTAAATTATAAAAAAATTCAGTCTAAAAATTCTACCCTGCATTTCAAGCTAACAGTTTTTAAAGTTTATGATATAATATCTTTTTATGTATTACATTGGCATAGACATAGGTGGCACAAACATTAAGATTGGTCTGATTTCTAAAGATTGGGAAATTGTAAAAATATGCAAATTTCCCACTGGTAGTGATCCAATGAAAACAATTACTGATGAGTTAGATAGCATTTTTAAAGAATTCAAAGTTACTGGCATAGGTGTTGGAGTTGCAGGTATTGTAGACAAAGAAGGCAATGTCATTCAAGCAGCCAATATTCCATCTTTGAATGATTATTCCTTAGGAAAAGAGTTAAAGGAAAGGTATAATGTAGATGTAAAAATAGAAAATGATGCAAATGTTGCAACAATTGCTGAAGCCTTATTTGGAGAAGGCAGGGGTATATCAAATTTCATTATTCTGACACTTGGAACAGGAATTGGGGGTAGTTTATGGTTAAATGGACAAATTGCTAAGTTTCCTATGGAAGTCGGACATATGAGTATTAATTTTCAAGGAAAATCCTGTAGTTGTGGAGGAGTTGGATGTCTTGAAGTTTATGCATCAGCCAGAGCAATAAAAGACAGTTTTATAGAAAAGCTTGAAAATGGTGAGGACAGTCAGATTAAAGAATTTTATGAAGGTAATTTTTACAAAGCAACTTCTTTAGATATATATAAGGCAGCAATGGAAGGTGACAATGTCTGTAGAAATGTTCTTAAGGAAGCTGGCAAAGCCTTAGGTGCCGGGATGGCAAATTTGATAAATATTTTTGCTCCTGAAAAAATTGTCTTAACTGGTGGACTTTCCCAGGCAGTAAATATTTATATTGAAACAGCCATTCAAGAAGCTAAAAAAAGAGTAATGAAAGGACTTTCTGATTCAGTTAAAATAACTTTATCTAATTTAGTTGACAGCGGCGGAGTTTTAGGAGCTGTTTCAATTTTGAGAAATCAATGAAAAGAATAAGAAATTTTTCAATAATTGCCCATATAGATCACGGTAAATCCACTCTTGCTGATAGACTTCTCGAATTTACAGGAGCTGTGAATCTTGGTGGTAAAATGGGACAAATTCTTGATTCAATGGATCTTGAAAAGGAAAGAGGTATTACAATTAAAGCTCATGCTGTAAGACTGAAATATAAGGCTGAAGATGGCAATGAATATATTTTAAATCTCATTGATACTCCAGGGCATGTTGATTTTTCCTATGAAGTATCCCGTTCTCTTGCTTGTTGTGAAGGAAGTCTTTTGGTTGTTGATGCAACCCAGGGTGTGGAAGCTCAAACTGTTGCAAATGCTTATCTTGCAATAGATCACAACCACGAAATAATTCCTGTAATAAACAAGATTGACCTTCCTCAGGCAGACCCAGAGAGAGTAAAAAAACAGATAGAAGATATTCTAGGTATAGATAGCTCAGAAGCAATACTGGCATCTGCAAAGGAAGGAATTGGAACTAAAGAGATTCTTGAAGCAGTTGTAAAAAAAATTCCTCCACCAAAAGGTGACCCTCAGGCACCTCTAAGAGCTATGATTTTTGACTCATGGTTTGACAACTACCTGGGAGTTATTATTCTTGTAAGGGTGTTTGATGGAATAATAAAACCAGGGATGAAAATAAGGTTGATGGCAACACAAAAAGAATATGAAGTGCAACGACTTGGTATTCTTACTCCTTTTCCAAAAGATATAGAGCAACTTTCAGCAGGTGAGGTCGGATTTATTATAGCAGGAATTAAAAACATCTCTGACACAAAAATAGGAGACACAGTTACAGCAGTAGAAAGTCCTGCTCAGCAGCCTTTACCGGGGTTTAGAGAAGTAAAGCCTATGGTCTTTTGCGGGCTCTATCCAGTGGAGACCAATCAATATGAAGAATTGAAATCATCTCTTGAAAAATTAAGACTCAATGATTCTTCATTTTTCTTTGAGCCTGAAACCTCAGCAGCTCTTGGATTTGGTTTTAGATGCGGATTTTTAGGCTTGCTTCATATGGAAATAATAAAGGAAAGGCTTGAAAGAGAGTTTAATCTCTCTCTTATAAGCACAGCTCCAACAGTGAGATATAAGATCGTTGATAAAAAAGGTGAATATCTGATTGATAATCCGAGTAAAATTCCAAAAATTTATGAAAGAATTGAAGAGCCCTTTATGAAAGTCTCCATAATTGTTCCAGAGGAATTTGTAGGAGAGATTTTAAAACTCTGTCAGGAAAGAAGAGGAATTCAAAAGGAGTTTTCATTTATTTCAAAAGATAGAATTCTTCTTGTTTATGAAATGCCTTTGAATGAAATTTTATGGGATTTTTATGATAAACTAAAATCTCTTTCAAAAGGTTATGCATCAATGGATTATGAATTCATTGGATACAGAGCCTCTGACCTCGTAAAGCTTGATATCCTTATTAATGGAGAACAGGTGGATGCTCTTTCAGTTATTGTTCATAAAGATAAGGCTTACTATAAAGCTCGGGCAATAGTTCAAAAATTAAGAACAGTTATTCCAAGGCAACTATTTGAAGTAGTAATTCAGGCTGCCATAGGTAGCAAAATTATAGCAAGAGAAAGCATTGCTCCACTTAAGAAAAATGTTCTGGCAAAATGTTATGGAGGTGACGTAACAAGAAAGAAAAAACTTCTTGAAAAACAAAAAGAAGGTAAAAAAAGAATGAAGCAAATTGGTCGTGTTGAAATACCCCAGGAAGCTTTTCTATCAGTTTTAAAAATTGAGTAGGAGGTCAGATGACAGGTAAAAAGATTCTTGAATATATAAAAAGCATTGGCATTGCCATATTGATTGCTCTTTTTATAAGAGCTTACATTGTTCAGGCTTTTAAAATACCATCCGGTTCAATGATTCCAACTCTTTTGATAGGAGATCATCTTCTGGTGAATAAGTTTATTTACGGAGTTCATCCACCTTTTTCCGATAAAAAAGTTCTTGTTTTTGAAAAACCAAAAAGAGGAGACATTATAGTTTTTAAATATCCTGAGGATCCAAGCAGAGATTTTATAAAGAGAGTTATAGGGATTGAGGGAGATACTATAGAGATAAAAAACAAAAAAGTTTTTGTCAATGGAATCGAACTTAAAGAGCCCTATGCAAGATATGTTGATTCATATATTCATCCGAGAGAACTTGACCCAAGAGATAATTTTGGACCTGTAAAAGTTCCAAAAGGAAAACTTTTTGTAATGGGAGACAATCGTGATCAGAGTTATGATAGTCGTTTCTGGGGATTTGTTGATTTAAAAGATGTAAAAGGTAAGGCATTTATTATATACTGGTCATGGGATAGTGAAAGTAATAAACCAAGACTTGAAAGAATTGGTAAAATTATAAAGTAATGTTTACTGGAATAGTTGTTGAACTCGGAAAAGTTTATGAAATTCAAAAACTTGCTCAAGGAGCAAGGCTAAGAATTTATTCAAAAGATTTAATAAACAGAGCAAGCATAGGTGATAGCATATCGGTTAATGGAGTTTGTCTTACTGTCTGTGAGATAGATAAATCAAAGAGCGTTATTTCCTTTGATGTATCTCATGAGACACTTCAGAAAACAACTCTTGTTGAATTAAGAAAAGATGAGCCCGTTAATTTAGAGCCTGCTCTTACTCTTAATACTCCTCTTGGTGGACACATTGTAAGTGGACATGTAGAAGGTTTGGGTAAAATTAAAAAGATTGAAAAAATAGGCAATGATCTAAAAATAGAGATTGAAGCTCCAGAGGAAATTCTCAGATACTGCATAAAAAAAGGCTCCATTGCTGTTGATGGAGTAAGTCTTACAATTGTTGATTTATACTCAAATTCCTTTACAGTTGTGCTCATCCCACATACTGCAAAGATGAC
The nucleotide sequence above comes from Thermodesulfovibrio aggregans. Encoded proteins:
- the acpP gene encoding acyl carrier protein → MVEEKVKEIIAKQLGVEVSQVTPEASFVEDLGADSLDTVELVMAFEEAFGIEIPDEDAEKISKVKDAIEYIKNKTGQA
- the lepA gene encoding translation elongation factor 4, whose product is MKRIRNFSIIAHIDHGKSTLADRLLEFTGAVNLGGKMGQILDSMDLEKERGITIKAHAVRLKYKAEDGNEYILNLIDTPGHVDFSYEVSRSLACCEGSLLVVDATQGVEAQTVANAYLAIDHNHEIIPVINKIDLPQADPERVKKQIEDILGIDSSEAILASAKEGIGTKEILEAVVKKIPPPKGDPQAPLRAMIFDSWFDNYLGVIILVRVFDGIIKPGMKIRLMATQKEYEVQRLGILTPFPKDIEQLSAGEVGFIIAGIKNISDTKIGDTVTAVESPAQQPLPGFREVKPMVFCGLYPVETNQYEELKSSLEKLRLNDSSFFFEPETSAALGFGFRCGFLGLLHMEIIKERLEREFNLSLISTAPTVRYKIVDKKGEYLIDNPSKIPKIYERIEEPFMKVSIIVPEEFVGEILKLCQERRGIQKEFSFISKDRILLVYEMPLNEILWDFYDKLKSLSKGYASMDYEFIGYRASDLVKLDILINGEQVDALSVIVHKDKAYYKARAIVQKLRTVIPRQLFEVVIQAAIGSKIIARESIAPLKKNVLAKCYGGDVTRKKKLLEKQKEGKKRMKQIGRVEIPQEAFLSVLKIE
- the lepB gene encoding signal peptidase I gives rise to the protein MTGKKILEYIKSIGIAILIALFIRAYIVQAFKIPSGSMIPTLLIGDHLLVNKFIYGVHPPFSDKKVLVFEKPKRGDIIVFKYPEDPSRDFIKRVIGIEGDTIEIKNKKVFVNGIELKEPYARYVDSYIHPRELDPRDNFGPVKVPKGKLFVMGDNRDQSYDSRFWGFVDLKDVKGKAFIIYWSWDSESNKPRLERIGKIIK
- a CDS encoding riboflavin synthase → MFTGIVVELGKVYEIQKLAQGARLRIYSKDLINRASIGDSISVNGVCLTVCEIDKSKSVISFDVSHETLQKTTLVELRKDEPVNLEPALTLNTPLGGHIVSGHVEGLGKIKKIEKIGNDLKIEIEAPEEILRYCIKKGSIAVDGVSLTIVDLYSNSFTVVLIPHTAKMTTLGFKKIGSSVNLESDIIAKYIEKFVNQFKNNKDEQLITKLKDYGYI
- the fabF gene encoding beta-ketoacyl-ACP synthase II, giving the protein MKKRRVVVTGMGMVSPLGLDVKSSWEALLQGKSGVGYITHFDAKDYPVRIAAEVKGFDPANYIEPKEIKKMDRFIHFAIAATEMAIQDSGLKINSQNSERIGIIIGSGMGGLPTIEYYHKTLLEKGWKRVSPFFIPMVIINLAAGQISIRYGIKGPNLAVTTACATGNHSIGEAFRMIQYGDADVMITGGAEAVITPMAVAGFSIMRALSTRNDEPEKASRPFDIDRDGFVMGEGSGIIILEELEHALKRGAKIYAELVGYGMSSDAYHITAPAPEGEGGARCMKAAINDAGINPEEIDYINAHGTSTKQGDELETQAIKKVFGEHAYKLCVSSTKSMTGHLLGAAGGVEAIFTILSIYENVVPPTINLDNPDPECDLDYVPYKPKKKEIRYAMTNSFGFGGTNASLLFKKFTEA
- a CDS encoding ROK family protein; translated protein: MYYIGIDIGGTNIKIGLISKDWEIVKICKFPTGSDPMKTITDELDSIFKEFKVTGIGVGVAGIVDKEGNVIQAANIPSLNDYSLGKELKERYNVDVKIENDANVATIAEALFGEGRGISNFIILTLGTGIGGSLWLNGQIAKFPMEVGHMSINFQGKSCSCGGVGCLEVYASARAIKDSFIEKLENGEDSQIKEFYEGNFYKATSLDIYKAAMEGDNVCRNVLKEAGKALGAGMANLINIFAPEKIVLTGGLSQAVNIYIETAIQEAKKRVMKGLSDSVKITLSNLVDSGGVLGAVSILRNQ
- the fabG gene encoding 3-oxoacyl-[acyl-carrier-protein] reductase, translating into MKGQTAIITGSSRGIGRTTAEEFAKKGVNVVIVDINSENAEKAAEEIKSLYGVETLGIKADVSNSEDVKRLFDESVKKFSKIEILVNNAGITKDNLLIRMKDEEWDAVLNINLKGAFLCCREAVKIMSKNKYGRIINIASVVAFIGNPGQVNYSASKAGLVALTKTLAKEYASRGITVNAVAPGFIQTAMTEQLPEKVKEEMLRMIPLQRFGTTQDVANAIIFLALPESGYITGQVIHVNGGMYM